The Brachyspira hyodysenteriae ATCC 27164 sequence TGCCTTAAATGCAATTTACTCTATTATATTGACATATACACTTCTATAGTATAATATAAAACCTTTCTAATATTTATGAGGGTAAAATATGTTAAAAAATAAAAATATTTTTATAATAATTGTATCTTTTATTTTCTTAATAATAACATCTTTATTTCTATATTCTCAGGAATATGACACCAATTACTATAAAAATCTTTTTGATAAAATGTTTACAAATAAAGATGAATTAAAAGAAATGGCAAAAGACCCTAAAGAATATATGGAAAACTTAGCAAAAAAGGCAGTAGAAAAAGTATTAAAAGAAAAAATAGAACTTTATAAAAAATATAATGTTATAGAAATAGAAAGTTTAGAATATGAATATCAAAATACTGCAGAAGGTTATGGGGATTTAGAAGATGTTAAGAAGTTTATACAGAAATATGATATAAACGGAGTATATGACGGATATACCTTGCTTTATACTTATTCAGGATATAGAGGCAGCACTGATATAGTAGAGTTCTTACTTGAAAATAATGCTGATGTTTATCAAAAATCTATTAATGGTAAAACAGCCCTTTACAGTGCTGTAGATGATTATGCTTATGATGTTGTTGAAATTATCTTGAAACATTATAAAAACGATGATGATATAAATGATGAGTTTTTGTTGGCAGTTAATCAAGAAAATGAACCTATGTTAAAAAGGCTATTAAAAAAGAAATTTTTATTCTTTGGAAATAAATTCAAAATGGACTTAGACAAAGGGCTTGAAATAGCACTTGATAAAGGCAATGAAGATATAGCTGCCATATTGGTTTTAAACGGAGCTAAAACTGATAATTTTTTATATTATTTTAAATTGGTATTTGGTAAATATTTAATTCTTATAGCTATTCTTATAGCTGTTATTATTATTTTTATTAAAGCATATAAAAGAAGATATATTCCTACTATTTATCAAAATACAGTAACGTTTATAACTTTTAAAGATAAAGTAAATAATATGTATATTTACTGTTATGCTTATTATGGCAGACTATTATCTGTAATTAGTGGTTGTTTTGGAAATATATTTATAAATAATGATAAGATAAAAGGGTATTATAATATACTCAGTAATTTTATGGATAATTATATTTCTATTTATTGTTTTGATGATAATAAACAAAATGACAAAGAATATTTTAGCTGGTATGATATTATTATAGAAAGAAATGAAAAAGCCATTATAAAATTTGATTGTTCTCTTTATGATTTTATAAATAGTGATAAAAAGGAAATTAACTATATTGTGGAAATATCTGATTCTAAAATTATAAATGGAGTTTTTGAAGTTAATAGAAATCCTGATATTAAGGTAGAATATTTTAAATTAATATTTAAAAAGATAGCAAAATCTAATCATTTGATAAATATTCTTCGCTATTTATTTGATCTCTATCATTTCAATATAAAAAACAATGATAAAATTAATTCATATATAAACGGAGATAATAAATCATTTTCTGAGAAAACAAATGAATTGAAGATAAATGTTGAACAGATTTTAAAGAAACATGAGAGTATGTTATTTAATGATATTAAAACTAAATACTATGATAAACTTAAAGATTTTTATAATGCTGATAATATAGTTTATTTTGATGATAAAACAATATGCGTATACAAGAGATTTGCTAAGATAGAAGCTAATAATAATCTTATAGTAAATAATATATCGCTCATAATTGATTTAGATAATGAAAAATTAATAAGTCCTTATTTTAAAGATTTTGTTAATAATGCTGATGAGATATTAAAAAGATATAATGTTCCTAAAAACTTTTATAATGATACAGACAATTTAATTTTTCTTATAACAGAAGCCGGTATCATATTAATGAAAGATAAGGGGCATAAAAAAATATTTATTCCTTTAGATGATATAAAATATAATATTAATAAAGATCATTATTTGTCTTATTTATTTGATTAATTTTTGTACATACCTAAACAAATAATATTTTTAAAATTTAAAATATTTGCAGGGCTTTGCCCTTACGAAGTACACGGAGTGCAGCACCCCACTTCTTTTGTTGCCACAAAGAAGCAAAAAGGCTATATTTTAGCTTAAATTTAATATTTTATCTTACAAGTAAGACAAAATTAATATTATTTAGTACTAATTTTATACTTGCACTTTCGCGAAGCGTATCCGAGTTTATCGAGGATATAAGGTTCTTTGACGAAGTCAGCAGAGCGTATGCGGCGGGAAAAAAAAACAACAAAAAATTGACAAATTTAAAAATTTGCAGTATATATTATTTTTAGTATGATTCAATACTATATTTTTTAATGAAGATAAATAAAAAAATATAAAATATTTTAGTATAAAATGAATTTTCATTGACATAATTCTAATTTTTTATATAATACCATACCATAGGAGGTTATATGATATGAAAGGTAGAATTTTAAAATTTTCATTCTTTTTATTAATTTCAACTTTTTTATTTGTTAATATTGCATGTGCTAAAAAAACAGAAAAAAACACAAATATCCCCGAAGACCTATACGGTCAATATTTTATGTCGGCTGATGAAACCTATATGAAATCGCTTCTTATAATTGTGGGTTATGATGGTATAGAAATTAACTACCCTAATGATGAATCTACAATAGAAGTTGTAAAAAAGTGTGTAGACATTGTAATGGAAAGCGACAGAGCTATAAAAGGAGATATAGGAAATAGTAAATTATCACAAGCAGCAGACAATCATTATAAAACTATATCTTCAAACGATGCTCACTTAGAATTTAAATTTACTAAT is a genomic window containing:
- a CDS encoding ankyrin repeat domain-containing protein, which produces MLKNKNIFIIIVSFIFLIITSLFLYSQEYDTNYYKNLFDKMFTNKDELKEMAKDPKEYMENLAKKAVEKVLKEKIELYKKYNVIEIESLEYEYQNTAEGYGDLEDVKKFIQKYDINGVYDGYTLLYTYSGYRGSTDIVEFLLENNADVYQKSINGKTALYSAVDDYAYDVVEIILKHYKNDDDINDEFLLAVNQENEPMLKRLLKKKFLFFGNKFKMDLDKGLEIALDKGNEDIAAILVLNGAKTDNFLYYFKLVFGKYLILIAILIAVIIIFIKAYKRRYIPTIYQNTVTFITFKDKVNNMYIYCYAYYGRLLSVISGCFGNIFINNDKIKGYYNILSNFMDNYISIYCFDDNKQNDKEYFSWYDIIIERNEKAIIKFDCSLYDFINSDKKEINYIVEISDSKIINGVFEVNRNPDIKVEYFKLIFKKIAKSNHLINILRYLFDLYHFNIKNNDKINSYINGDNKSFSEKTNELKINVEQILKKHESMLFNDIKTKYYDKLKDFYNADNIVYFDDKTICVYKRFAKIEANNNLIVNNISLIIDLDNEKLISPYFKDFVNNADEILKRYNVPKNFYNDTDNLIFLITEAGIILMKDKGHKKIFIPLDDIKYNINKDHYLSYLFD